Proteins encoded within one genomic window of Rubripirellula tenax:
- a CDS encoding homoserine dehydrogenase — MEKTNIAIVGMGTVGTGVARLLLDHGDRTSRHAGRILWLKKAVVRDLSKPRDIDLPDGVVTDSIADVINDPEITVVVQLIGGLEPARTIMLDLMAAGKDIVTANKALLAQHGPELFNRARELGRTIAFEASVAGGIPIIANISQCLSANQIVSLEGILNGTSNFIVTQMDERSASYDDVVRQAQKLGYAEADPAMDVDGSDAAQKLAILAHLAFGATVDWNDIPRVGIDGLAADDLRYARQLGYRIKLLGVAKLAEDGLELSVGPTLVKIGTPLAEVRDAFNAIRVIGDAVGPVFYHGLGAGQMPTASAVVADLIDTAVGRTRLTFQTLEYFSIDQPPRVKLRDADTLVGRYYFRLPVSNHPGTLASIATVLAKHGISIASVIQHESPGDDNEADVTIDPVTLVVMTHAATAGAARKATDEIESLSTVTGPVVRLQVKD, encoded by the coding sequence ATGGAAAAAACAAACATCGCAATCGTTGGGATGGGCACCGTCGGCACCGGCGTTGCCCGCTTGCTGCTGGATCACGGCGACCGCACGTCGCGTCACGCCGGACGCATTCTGTGGCTGAAAAAAGCCGTCGTTCGTGACCTGTCCAAGCCGCGCGATATCGATTTGCCCGACGGAGTCGTGACGGACTCGATTGCCGACGTGATCAACGATCCCGAGATCACCGTTGTGGTGCAGTTGATCGGCGGTCTCGAACCCGCGCGGACGATCATGTTGGACCTGATGGCGGCCGGCAAGGACATCGTCACCGCGAACAAAGCACTGTTGGCCCAACATGGCCCCGAATTATTCAACCGAGCCCGCGAACTCGGTCGGACCATCGCCTTCGAAGCATCCGTTGCTGGCGGCATCCCGATCATTGCCAATATCAGCCAGTGCTTGTCGGCCAACCAGATTGTGTCGCTCGAAGGCATCCTAAACGGCACCAGCAACTTCATCGTCACTCAAATGGACGAGCGTAGTGCGTCGTACGACGACGTCGTTCGCCAGGCCCAAAAACTGGGCTACGCCGAAGCCGATCCGGCGATGGACGTTGACGGAAGTGACGCGGCCCAGAAGTTGGCGATCCTGGCACACTTGGCATTCGGTGCAACCGTCGACTGGAATGACATTCCGCGCGTTGGCATCGATGGGTTGGCCGCCGATGATTTGCGATACGCCCGACAACTGGGTTACCGCATCAAACTGCTGGGGGTCGCGAAACTTGCCGAAGACGGACTTGAACTTTCGGTCGGCCCGACATTGGTCAAGATCGGGACACCGCTTGCCGAAGTCCGCGACGCGTTCAACGCCATCCGCGTGATTGGCGATGCGGTCGGACCGGTGTTCTATCACGGGCTGGGCGCCGGCCAGATGCCCACCGCTTCGGCGGTTGTTGCCGACTTGATCGACACCGCTGTTGGTCGTACTCGATTGACGTTTCAAACGTTGGAGTATTTTTCGATCGACCAGCCACCGCGAGTCAAACTACGCGACGCGGATACGTTGGTCGGACGCTATTACTTCCGACTGCCGGTTTCGAATCATCCGGGAACGCTGGCTTCGATCGCAACGGTCCTTGCCAAGCACGGCATTTCGATCGCCTCGGTCATTCAGCACGAATCGCCCGGCGATGATAACGAAGCCGATGTGACGATCGATCCGGTTACGCTGGTTGTGATGACGCACGCGGCAACCGCCGGGGCGGCCCGCAAAGCGACGGACGAGATCGAGTCGTTGTCGACGGTGACCGGACCGGTCGTTCGCTTGCAAGTCAAAGACTAG
- a CDS encoding ATP-binding cassette domain-containing protein has protein sequence MIHVQHLTKTYEDLSRGTFVAVDSVSFSVKPGEIFGLLGPNGAGKTTVMRILSTVLTPTSGIATVAGYDVIRDAAEVRRNIGFVSNNTAIYDRMTAWEMVDYFGRLHGMPKAQLKERLETLFTQLRMNEFRDVPGSKMSTGMKQKVSIARAMVHDPPVLIFDEATLGLDVLVARNLLSVVRTLRDSGKCLIFSTHIMSEVERLCDRIAIMHRGRILDSGTLVELRSRHQEDDFEELFFGLLSRHEQTELDELVDMQGAAL, from the coding sequence GTGATCCACGTTCAACACCTGACAAAGACCTACGAGGATCTGAGCCGGGGAACTTTCGTGGCAGTCGACAGCGTCTCATTTTCGGTGAAGCCGGGCGAAATCTTTGGATTGCTCGGCCCCAACGGTGCTGGCAAGACGACCGTCATGCGGATCCTATCGACGGTGTTGACGCCGACGTCGGGTATCGCGACCGTCGCCGGTTACGACGTGATTCGCGACGCGGCGGAAGTCCGCCGTAACATCGGTTTCGTCAGCAACAATACCGCCATCTACGACCGCATGACGGCGTGGGAAATGGTCGACTACTTCGGCCGATTGCACGGGATGCCCAAGGCCCAACTCAAAGAGCGGCTCGAAACGCTGTTCACCCAGCTTCGCATGAATGAGTTTCGCGACGTTCCGGGATCAAAGATGTCGACCGGGATGAAGCAAAAAGTATCGATCGCCCGCGCGATGGTGCACGATCCGCCGGTGCTGATTTTCGATGAAGCCACCCTTGGGTTGGACGTCTTGGTTGCCCGCAACCTACTAAGCGTTGTTCGCACACTTCGCGATTCCGGCAAGTGCTTGATCTTCTCGACGCACATCATGAGCGAGGTCGAACGGCTTTGCGATCGCATCGCGATCATGCACCGAGGCCGAATTTTGGATTCGGGAACGTTGGTTGAATTGCGGTCACGCCATCAAGAAGACGACTTCGAAGAATTGTTCTTCGGGCTGCTGAGCCGTCACGAACAAACTGAACTCGACGAATTGGTCGACATGCAAGGAGCAGCGCTATGA
- a CDS encoding ABC transporter permease subunit/CPBP intramembrane protease, whose translation MSVNSEEKRKAARKAGKPRLSAVWLIYAREMRDQLRDRRTLFTIAILPILLYPLVGTLLLQIAQFTRQHQTSVCVVGTDHLEDVPPLIDPESRTFAEGLTDHDERLELITFHWKEASITGDLDEKTAGWVRDGAFDVVLVIPPEFADAAKRSSDELASVRLLYNVASDQSMVARDRVTRILTNWQSGWVKNRLVDSGIDIRMLSPFKLSDIDIAPERTRETALWSKLLPFIMLVWAMTGAFYPAIDLVAGEKERGTLETLLCSPALRSEIVWGKLGAVTTFSMLTAILNSLSMLVTSSFVFKQIGVGGTIGAPPIVPMLWLLVALVPLSSLFSALALAVAAMARSSKEGQYYLMPLMMVTLPLVMLPMLPGTTLTGGTSLIPVTGMFLMVRALVEGQYAHALWHLPMVACVTAGCLWLAVSWVRRQFEDEAVLFGGSDQWELRGWVRHLWRDRQTAATPAQAFACGAMILVALFFGKLAVTEMPTTIAGFSKLILLPQIGMILAPALLMATMMTTSLRKSLRIRMSHWTTLPMAVLLGVTLHPFYVMLAQWISFTYPISEQAIEAMKPFTDQIASAPWLTVVFLMAFVPAVCEELAFRGFIFGGLVRERHHLRAVMISALMFGISHGVLQQSIAATVMGLLLGFIALRTGSVLPGILIHFTNNALSVSMERIADGSWQGASIFLTSTETGPAYQPIWIVCSIGIAITCVLYFATLRPDAHDAESDGLESDAEMIDPTARLLVG comes from the coding sequence ATGAGCGTGAACTCCGAAGAGAAACGGAAAGCAGCTCGCAAGGCGGGCAAACCGCGATTGTCGGCCGTATGGTTGATCTATGCGCGAGAAATGCGAGACCAACTTCGCGATCGCCGAACGTTATTCACGATCGCCATTTTGCCGATCCTGCTTTATCCGCTTGTCGGGACGCTGTTGCTGCAGATCGCACAATTCACACGGCAACACCAAACGTCCGTTTGCGTCGTCGGAACCGACCACCTTGAAGACGTGCCACCACTGATCGATCCCGAATCGCGAACGTTTGCGGAAGGATTGACCGACCATGACGAACGCTTGGAATTGATCACGTTCCATTGGAAAGAAGCTTCGATCACCGGCGATCTTGACGAAAAAACCGCAGGCTGGGTTCGCGACGGCGCGTTTGATGTTGTGTTGGTCATTCCGCCCGAATTTGCCGACGCCGCAAAACGCTCAAGTGATGAATTGGCGTCCGTGCGATTACTCTACAACGTCGCATCCGACCAATCGATGGTGGCGCGCGACCGTGTGACACGCATCCTGACGAACTGGCAAAGTGGTTGGGTCAAGAATCGGCTGGTCGACTCGGGCATCGACATCCGGATGCTTTCGCCCTTCAAACTGTCCGACATTGACATTGCGCCCGAACGCACACGAGAAACGGCGCTGTGGAGCAAACTGCTGCCGTTCATCATGTTGGTGTGGGCGATGACAGGAGCCTTTTACCCGGCGATCGACTTGGTGGCCGGCGAGAAAGAGCGTGGGACGCTGGAAACGTTGCTGTGCAGTCCTGCACTGCGAAGCGAAATCGTGTGGGGGAAACTCGGCGCAGTGACCACCTTCAGCATGCTGACCGCGATTTTGAATTCGCTCAGCATGCTGGTGACCAGTTCGTTCGTGTTCAAACAGATCGGCGTCGGCGGAACCATCGGCGCACCGCCGATCGTGCCAATGCTGTGGTTGTTGGTTGCGCTAGTGCCGCTGTCGTCGTTGTTCAGCGCTTTGGCGCTCGCCGTCGCCGCGATGGCTCGCAGCAGTAAAGAAGGCCAATACTATTTGATGCCGCTGATGATGGTGACGTTGCCCTTGGTGATGTTGCCGATGTTGCCCGGCACCACACTGACGGGCGGAACCAGTCTGATTCCGGTAACCGGCATGTTCTTGATGGTTCGCGCCTTGGTCGAAGGTCAGTATGCCCACGCACTTTGGCACTTACCGATGGTCGCTTGTGTGACCGCAGGATGCTTGTGGTTGGCGGTATCGTGGGTTCGGCGGCAATTCGAAGACGAAGCTGTCCTTTTTGGCGGCAGCGACCAATGGGAACTTCGCGGCTGGGTTCGTCACCTTTGGCGGGATCGACAAACCGCGGCGACTCCGGCGCAAGCGTTTGCTTGCGGTGCGATGATTTTGGTTGCGTTGTTTTTCGGAAAACTCGCCGTCACCGAAATGCCGACCACGATTGCCGGATTTTCCAAACTGATCCTGTTGCCACAAATCGGCATGATCCTGGCGCCGGCTTTATTGATGGCGACCATGATGACGACGTCGCTGCGGAAGAGTTTGCGAATTCGCATGTCACACTGGACAACGCTGCCGATGGCCGTGTTGTTGGGAGTCACGCTACACCCGTTCTATGTGATGCTGGCCCAATGGATCAGCTTCACCTATCCGATCAGCGAACAAGCCATCGAAGCGATGAAACCGTTCACCGATCAAATCGCATCAGCACCTTGGTTGACGGTCGTGTTCTTGATGGCGTTCGTACCCGCCGTGTGTGAAGAACTTGCGTTCCGCGGATTCATTTTTGGCGGGCTGGTTCGTGAACGTCACCACCTACGCGCCGTGATGATTTCGGCATTGATGTTTGGGATTTCGCACGGCGTGTTACAGCAATCGATCGCGGCGACCGTGATGGGATTGCTGCTGGGATTCATCGCCCTTCGGACGGGAAGCGTCCTGCCCGGAATTTTGATTCACTTCACCAACAATGCGTTGTCCGTTTCGATGGAACGAATCGCGGACGGTTCCTGGCAAGGCGCGTCCATCTTTTTAACTTCGACGGAAACGGGACCGGCCTATCAGCCGATTTGGATCGTCTGCAGTATTGGTATCGCGATCACATGTGTCCTGTATTTCGCTACCCTGCGTCCCGATGCTCATGATGCGGAATCCGATGGGCTGGAAAGCGACGCCGAAATGATCGATCCGACAGCCCGCTTGCTGGTCGGATAA
- a CDS encoding sugar phosphate isomerase/epimerase family protein codes for MNESSPAARRRFLQTIAFGAAGLCASPLGWSDDAVDSTAQPWLRKTLKVGMLGKQGTLAERFAKAKQAGFEGVELNVPGIDVDDAKAAAAATGIILDGTVGGYHWQQRHSDPDPKVRQTALSKLKQGIEETAAVGADTMLLVPAHGNDGTEAEVYERAMAAVREAIPVAEANGVSILIENVWNHFLYQHDGPSDQTADALASFIDAFDSPWVGVQFDIGNHWKYGNPADWIRTLDHRIKKLDIKGFSRAEDKFTKITEGDIDWPSVETALHDIGFTGWLAAEVAGGDLDRLREINDHMEESLHCSQSLSRVN; via the coding sequence ATGAATGAGTCCTCGCCTGCCGCACGTCGGCGCTTCTTGCAAACGATTGCCTTTGGCGCCGCCGGACTGTGCGCATCGCCATTGGGATGGTCCGACGATGCTGTCGATTCCACGGCCCAACCGTGGCTTCGCAAAACGCTCAAGGTCGGAATGCTCGGCAAGCAAGGCACGTTGGCCGAACGATTTGCGAAGGCGAAGCAAGCGGGATTCGAGGGCGTCGAACTGAATGTGCCGGGCATCGACGTCGACGATGCAAAGGCCGCCGCTGCAGCCACCGGGATCATTTTGGATGGCACCGTCGGCGGATACCATTGGCAACAGCGTCACAGTGACCCCGATCCCAAAGTTCGTCAGACTGCGCTTTCCAAGCTAAAACAAGGCATCGAGGAAACTGCGGCGGTGGGCGCCGACACGATGCTGTTGGTACCCGCACATGGAAACGACGGAACCGAGGCCGAGGTGTACGAGCGGGCGATGGCGGCGGTTCGCGAAGCGATTCCAGTTGCCGAAGCCAACGGGGTTTCGATTCTGATCGAAAACGTTTGGAACCATTTCCTTTACCAGCACGACGGCCCGTCGGACCAAACGGCGGATGCCTTGGCGTCGTTCATCGACGCATTCGATTCGCCGTGGGTGGGCGTCCAATTCGACATCGGCAACCACTGGAAATATGGCAACCCGGCCGATTGGATTCGGACTCTCGATCATCGCATCAAGAAGCTCGACATCAAGGGCTTCTCGAGAGCCGAAGACAAGTTCACTAAGATCACCGAGGGCGACATTGATTGGCCGTCGGTCGAAACAGCACTGCACGACATCGGATTTACCGGATGGTTGGCAGCCGAAGTTGCCGGCGGAGACCTGGATCGTCTTCGCGAGATCAATGATCATATGGAAGAGTCCCTTCACTGCAGCCAAAGTCTTTCGCGTGTCAACTGA
- the rsmH gene encoding 16S rRNA (cytosine(1402)-N(4))-methyltransferase RsmH, whose translation MSTESQGVVETVHVPVMPDEVVHWMTEHAPRVMVDGTYGGGGHSSLLIKKLPPGEGFMIGLDRDPAVSERVDTESHDPRLTVFLGSYERIPKALEALEIPKADAILLDVGLSSDQLADANRGFSFTVDGPLDLRFDPEFGDPASDWLAWKKEDEIANAIYQYGEERCSRRIAKEIVTRRRKENPVKTVNDLVEICRRCVPPSKNHNIHPATRTFQALRIVVNDELGIMERTLKAAPEWLAPAGRLVVISFHSLEDRIVKNAFRDDERWNILTKKPLRPTDDEVRMNPRSRSAKMRVAELA comes from the coding sequence GTGTCAACTGAATCGCAAGGCGTCGTCGAAACCGTTCACGTCCCCGTCATGCCCGATGAAGTGGTTCATTGGATGACGGAGCATGCGCCGCGAGTGATGGTGGATGGAACGTACGGCGGCGGCGGACATTCAAGCCTGCTGATAAAAAAATTGCCGCCCGGTGAAGGGTTCATGATCGGACTCGATCGCGACCCGGCGGTCAGCGAGCGCGTGGACACCGAGTCACACGACCCGCGATTGACCGTTTTCTTGGGCAGCTACGAACGAATCCCCAAAGCGCTCGAAGCACTAGAAATCCCCAAGGCCGACGCGATCCTGTTGGACGTGGGTTTGTCGAGCGATCAGTTGGCTGATGCCAATCGAGGATTCAGCTTCACCGTCGACGGCCCTCTGGATTTGCGTTTCGATCCGGAATTCGGAGATCCGGCGTCGGACTGGTTGGCGTGGAAAAAAGAAGACGAGATTGCCAACGCGATTTATCAGTACGGCGAAGAACGCTGCAGTCGCCGGATCGCGAAAGAGATCGTCACGCGGCGGCGCAAAGAGAATCCGGTCAAGACGGTCAACGACCTGGTCGAAATTTGTCGTCGATGCGTGCCGCCGAGTAAGAATCACAACATTCACCCGGCGACGCGAACGTTCCAGGCGCTGCGGATCGTTGTCAATGACGAACTGGGAATTATGGAACGGACATTGAAAGCTGCACCCGAGTGGTTGGCGCCCGCCGGACGCTTGGTCGTGATCAGTTTCCATTCACTCGAAGACCGCATCGTGAAGAACGCGTTTCGCGATGACGAGCGGTGGAACATTCTGACCAAAAAGCCGCTGCGACCGACCGACGACGAAGTTCGCATGAACCCGCGATCACGAAGCGCAAAGATGCGAGTGGCCGAATTGGCGTGA
- a CDS encoding EF-hand domain-containing protein produces MNTRFLASLALTLAMTITLVAQPPGGGDRGGGDRGGRGGGDRGGGGGFGGGDRGGPPGGGFGGGDRGGGGGDRGGGGDRGGGGGRSGFDPSSFLERLDTNKNGVLDPEEQQGPAQFLISRMQQSDPSIKAGQPIPIAKVKEGFDKMRGGGDDSSSRGGGTSSRDAADAALMAELLVPGFGEESLAEPILGFGPKAEMLSVPVTDADRAQAGESMRRYDRNGNGFIEKDELSSRMSGNPMDFDRNRDGKLTLDELAVRYARRREGEEDAKKVKREKKRERDSGSATETVDVFAGRQSYRDTAGRSAPEGLPGYFTDKDANGDGQVSMAEFASEWNDELVAQFFDSDFNRDGVITSDEAMRAVEKGTASQLMAAASPVASSNSAAPSAAAAASGGKADEKYVKVVRRIVERYDKNSDGALTPSEWEKMLMSPAAADTNRDGRITVEEYAMWMQSRQQKK; encoded by the coding sequence ATGAACACACGTTTTTTGGCCTCACTGGCCCTGACCCTTGCCATGACGATCACCCTTGTTGCTCAACCACCGGGCGGTGGCGACCGAGGTGGTGGCGACCGAGGAGGGCGCGGTGGCGGCGATCGCGGAGGCGGTGGCGGTTTTGGCGGCGGCGATCGCGGCGGACCGCCGGGCGGTGGCTTTGGCGGCGGCGACCGGGGCGGCGGAGGTGGTGATCGTGGCGGTGGCGGCGACCGAGGTGGTGGTGGCGGTCGCAGCGGCTTTGATCCGAGCTCATTCTTGGAACGGCTGGATACCAATAAAAACGGCGTGCTCGATCCCGAAGAACAACAGGGACCGGCTCAATTCTTGATCAGCCGCATGCAGCAATCCGACCCCAGCATCAAGGCGGGTCAACCGATTCCGATCGCAAAGGTCAAAGAGGGCTTTGATAAGATGCGAGGTGGCGGTGACGATTCATCGTCGCGGGGCGGCGGAACGTCCAGCCGAGATGCGGCCGATGCGGCGCTGATGGCCGAATTGTTGGTTCCCGGTTTTGGCGAAGAATCGCTGGCCGAACCGATTTTGGGTTTTGGCCCGAAAGCCGAAATGTTGTCCGTGCCAGTCACTGACGCCGACCGCGCCCAGGCCGGTGAATCGATGCGTCGGTACGATCGCAACGGGAATGGTTTCATTGAAAAGGATGAACTGAGCAGCCGTATGTCGGGAAATCCGATGGACTTTGACCGCAATCGCGACGGAAAACTGACGCTCGACGAATTGGCTGTTCGCTATGCACGACGGCGCGAGGGGGAAGAGGATGCCAAGAAGGTCAAACGCGAGAAAAAGCGAGAACGTGACAGCGGTTCGGCCACCGAAACGGTCGATGTTTTCGCGGGTCGCCAGTCCTATCGGGATACGGCCGGGCGTTCGGCGCCAGAAGGATTGCCCGGATACTTTACCGACAAAGACGCCAACGGAGACGGACAGGTGTCGATGGCGGAATTCGCGAGCGAATGGAACGACGAACTGGTGGCCCAATTCTTCGATTCCGACTTCAATCGCGACGGTGTGATCACATCCGACGAAGCCATGCGAGCGGTCGAAAAAGGCACAGCATCCCAGTTGATGGCTGCGGCCAGTCCGGTCGCTTCGTCTAATTCCGCCGCGCCCTCGGCGGCTGCCGCTGCTTCGGGGGGGAAGGCCGACGAAAAGTACGTAAAAGTCGTCCGCCGAATCGTCGAACGATACGATAAAAACAGCGACGGTGCCCTGACTCCGTCGGAGTGGGAAAAAATGCTGATGAGCCCCGCTGCGGCGGATACGAACCGGGACGGACGGATCACGGTCGAGGAATATGCGATGTGGATGCAGTCGCGTCAGCAGAAAAAGTGA
- a CDS encoding sulfatase family protein, whose amino-acid sequence MRSNFAVVLVLSVLFVLTSAIAGSAELPATPTRDGIKPRNVIFVLTDDHRYDAMGFMGHPFLETPNLDKLASGGVHLKNAFVTTSLCSPSRASILTGLYTHKHRVIDNNRLVPEDTVFFPQYLQRAGYSTAYIGKWHMGAANDDIRPGFDHWISFKGQGNYLPPGPKYTLNVNGKRVKQKGYITDEMTDYAVDWLDEQKDTGKPFFMYLSHKAVHSDFTPAERHAGRYANEDLSFLPRGEGVTAEANAPRWVRDQRNSWHGIDFSYHSDNGLDYLYRRYCETLLAVDDSVGRVMQKLKDMGVHDETLVIYMGDNGFMWGEHGLIDKRVSYEESMRVPMMVHCPELYQGGTVVDQVIGNIDVGPTVLHAAGLQTPDYIDGTSFLDLPNQPKMDWRENFLYVYYWEKNFPQTPTQFALRGDRFKYITYYGLWDADELYDLTTDPGEKKNLLYDPDYASVAKEMENELYKMLGDAGGMDIPMNQPQGNSQNKRWVDKGGKNAAEFPAAIVVDEPLNKKAK is encoded by the coding sequence ATGCGGTCGAATTTCGCAGTTGTATTGGTTCTGTCGGTCTTATTCGTCTTAACGTCTGCCATAGCGGGTTCCGCCGAACTGCCCGCCACGCCGACTCGCGACGGGATCAAGCCACGCAACGTGATCTTTGTCCTGACCGACGACCATCGCTATGACGCAATGGGATTCATGGGGCATCCTTTTTTGGAAACTCCGAACCTAGACAAGTTGGCCTCCGGCGGCGTGCATCTGAAGAATGCATTTGTGACCACTTCGCTGTGCTCGCCCAGCCGCGCGTCGATTCTGACAGGACTGTACACGCACAAGCACCGTGTCATCGACAACAATCGCTTGGTCCCCGAAGACACCGTCTTCTTTCCGCAATACCTGCAACGCGCCGGCTACTCGACCGCCTACATCGGCAAGTGGCACATGGGTGCCGCCAACGACGACATCCGTCCAGGATTTGACCATTGGATCAGCTTCAAAGGTCAAGGAAACTATTTGCCGCCGGGACCGAAATACACATTGAACGTTAATGGCAAGCGAGTCAAACAGAAGGGATACATCACCGACGAAATGACGGACTATGCCGTCGATTGGTTGGACGAACAAAAGGACACTGGCAAACCGTTCTTCATGTATTTGTCGCACAAAGCCGTCCACAGCGACTTCACGCCCGCCGAGCGTCATGCCGGTCGGTATGCGAACGAAGACCTAAGCTTCCTGCCTCGGGGTGAAGGCGTCACGGCCGAAGCAAACGCACCGCGCTGGGTCCGCGATCAACGAAACAGTTGGCATGGCATCGACTTCAGCTACCACAGCGACAACGGACTCGATTACCTGTATCGAAGGTATTGTGAAACGCTTCTTGCAGTCGACGATAGCGTCGGCCGCGTGATGCAGAAGTTGAAGGACATGGGCGTTCACGACGAAACACTTGTCATCTACATGGGCGACAACGGTTTCATGTGGGGCGAGCACGGCTTGATCGACAAACGAGTTTCCTACGAAGAGTCGATGCGAGTTCCGATGATGGTGCATTGCCCCGAACTGTATCAGGGTGGAACCGTCGTCGACCAAGTGATCGGTAACATCGATGTCGGCCCGACCGTGCTGCACGCGGCCGGATTGCAAACACCCGACTACATCGACGGCACCAGCTTTTTGGATCTGCCCAACCAACCGAAGATGGATTGGCGCGAAAACTTCCTTTACGTGTACTACTGGGAGAAAAACTTCCCGCAAACCCCGACTCAGTTTGCCTTGCGTGGTGACCGGTTCAAGTACATCACGTACTACGGATTGTGGGACGCCGACGAACTGTATGACCTGACGACGGATCCGGGCGAAAAGAAAAACCTGCTTTACGATCCCGACTATGCGTCGGTCGCTAAGGAAATGGAAAACGAGCTGTACAAAATGCTCGGCGACGCCGGAGGAATGGACATCCCGATGAACCAACCCCAAGGCAACTCGCAAAACAAACGCTGGGTCGACAAAGGTGGAAAAAATGCCGCCGAGTTCCCCGCCGCGATCGTCGTGGACGAACCGCTGAATAAAAAAGCGAAATGA
- a CDS encoding YqgE/AlgH family protein — MASNLSGRLLIASPYLDDGNFLRSVVFIIRHDAEGAFGLTINRPTERRFRDLVEMSPAEGRPREDDDIYRGGPVDGPLLALHDLAGVGEPCGPYDAAGQPLSPGQVYSEGSKFTLHDHPAEPWGSMSIELGNPPAWITGDDDHLRILLRRPDARVRYVAHYSGWGPGQLDEELRVGGWLAGDADPDIIFGDPDLCWERAVRQCGHDILTEIAPGVRFGDPELN, encoded by the coding sequence ATGGCATCAAATCTCTCTGGTCGATTGTTGATTGCATCACCTTATCTCGATGACGGGAATTTCCTTCGATCGGTCGTGTTTATCATTCGGCATGATGCCGAGGGTGCGTTCGGATTGACCATCAATCGCCCCACCGAACGCCGATTCCGTGATTTGGTGGAGATGTCGCCCGCCGAAGGCCGGCCTCGCGAGGACGACGATATTTATCGCGGTGGTCCCGTCGATGGACCACTTTTGGCGCTGCATGATCTTGCCGGTGTCGGCGAACCGTGTGGGCCATACGATGCAGCGGGCCAACCGCTTTCACCGGGCCAAGTGTATAGCGAAGGTTCGAAATTCACCCTGCATGATCATCCCGCCGAACCGTGGGGTTCGATGTCCATCGAATTGGGGAATCCGCCAGCCTGGATCACCGGCGACGACGACCATTTGCGAATCTTGCTTCGTCGACCTGATGCGCGGGTGCGATACGTGGCGCACTACAGCGGATGGGGGCCGGGGCAATTGGACGAGGAGCTGCGAGTGGGCGGTTGGCTGGCAGGCGACGCCGATCCAGATATCATTTTCGGTGACCCCGATCTATGCTGGGAACGAGCGGTGCGGCAATGCGGTCACGATATCCTGACCGAGATCGCGCCGGGCGTCCGATTCGGCGACCCCGAATTGAACTAA
- a CDS encoding metallophosphoesterase family protein: protein MRRFAIGDIHGCAKALRALIEAIELDPKDQLVFLGDYVDRGPDSRDVIDQIIALKSRCDVITLRGNHEIMLQGVVLGGLDDRVWLANGGQATVTSYGGTTNKIPTDHLEFFQDLRAYHETETDIFVHAGYTPDAPMVSHDDITLYWNHLPTPLPNPHQSGRRVIVGHTPQPDNRILDAGHLVCIDTYCFGGGCLTAMEVTTGQTIQINRHGHLHRPPLVSAAHHLKKMGKNFSEFCRAKWGGSGATRLTDPSQLADLQRSVGPSKLAQDPDL from the coding sequence ATGCGAAGATTTGCGATTGGCGACATTCACGGCTGTGCCAAGGCGCTCCGTGCGCTGATTGAAGCGATCGAACTTGACCCCAAGGACCAACTGGTTTTCCTTGGCGACTATGTTGATCGTGGTCCAGACAGCCGCGATGTCATCGATCAGATCATTGCGCTGAAATCGCGATGCGACGTCATCACGCTTCGTGGCAATCACGAAATCATGCTGCAAGGCGTCGTGTTGGGCGGACTGGATGATCGGGTCTGGCTTGCCAATGGCGGCCAAGCCACCGTGACTAGTTACGGAGGCACGACGAATAAGATCCCAACCGATCACTTGGAATTTTTTCAAGACTTGAGAGCGTATCACGAGACCGAAACGGACATCTTCGTCCACGCCGGTTATACGCCTGATGCGCCAATGGTGTCGCACGACGACATCACGTTGTATTGGAACCACTTGCCGACGCCGCTTCCGAATCCCCATCAAAGCGGTCGTCGAGTCATCGTCGGTCACACGCCGCAGCCCGACAATCGAATATTGGATGCCGGACATCTGGTTTGCATTGACACGTACTGCTTCGGTGGTGGTTGCTTGACCGCGATGGAAGTCACAACCGGGCAAACGATCCAGATCAACCGGCACGGTCACCTGCATCGTCCACCCCTGGTTTCGGCGGCCCACCATTTGAAGAAAATGGGGAAGAACTTTTCGGAGTTCTGTCGGGCGAAATGGGGCGGCAGCGGCGCGACTCGCTTGACCGATCCGTCTCAGTTGGCGGACCTGCAACGTTCGGTCGGCCCATCAAAACTGGCCCAAGATCCCGATCTCTGA